The following proteins come from a genomic window of Syntrophorhabdaceae bacterium:
- a CDS encoding CsgG/HfaB family protein → MRRDLISGLIMIIAAGLLFSSPCLGSSLQTEAIRVLRNDVAQAVPGGKKMSRVAVLDFKGDENNLVKNAVISAINERNGSRVMERVDFDRILAEQGLQLKDIMDEGTRIRHGRLAGVQGLLMGDVYRLKSGFMSYDLKANVRLVDVERGEVLLARDFEASAVSPLRKYVIGGSGTLAFLLAALLFVSARARRKKKFPGTAGVGERADHKEGMVAEIDKIMGNVSEAKSRLVETGNTADAVELKDIERNLMQMKRSVVHGIYGLTNAVGAPFSREPRIDRDVLWRLVDLESLSRKIRLMALTPHGDEVNREIGILRAGIGEVEGGLAYGRASSL, encoded by the coding sequence ATGAGAAGAGATCTAATTTCAGGGTTGATTATGATAATCGCGGCAGGGCTCCTGTTCTCTTCCCCCTGCCTCGGGTCAAGCCTTCAGACGGAGGCGATAAGGGTCCTCCGGAATGATGTGGCGCAGGCTGTCCCGGGGGGCAAGAAGATGAGCCGGGTTGCGGTTCTCGATTTTAAAGGGGATGAGAACAACCTCGTAAAGAATGCGGTCATTTCGGCAATCAATGAGCGCAACGGCTCCAGGGTCATGGAAAGGGTCGATTTCGACAGAATCCTTGCCGAACAGGGACTGCAGCTCAAAGATATCATGGACGAGGGAACGAGGATCAGGCACGGCAGGCTCGCCGGCGTGCAGGGGCTCCTCATGGGCGACGTATATCGCCTGAAGAGCGGCTTTATGTCATATGATCTCAAGGCCAACGTAAGGCTCGTGGACGTGGAAAGGGGCGAAGTCCTCCTGGCGAGGGATTTCGAAGCTTCTGCCGTGTCGCCTCTCAGAAAATATGTGATTGGAGGATCAGGGACGCTGGCTTTTCTTCTTGCGGCCCTTCTTTTTGTTTCCGCCAGGGCACGACGAAAAAAAAAGTTCCCAGGAACAGCGGGTGTCGGGGAGAGGGCCGATCACAAGGAGGGCATGGTGGCTGAGATAGATAAGATCATGGGAAATGTATCGGAGGCGAAATCGAGGCTCGTAGAGACGGGAAATACGGCGGACGCCGTGGAACTTAAGGATATCGAGCGCAACCTCATGCAGATGAAACGATCGGTGGTACACGGTATATACGGCCTCACCAATGCGGTCGGCGCCCCATTTTCCCGGGAGCCGCGGATCGACCGGGACGTGCTCTGGAGACTCGTGGACCTCGAAAGCCTTTCGCGGAAGATACGCCTCATGGCCCTGACGCCCCACGGAGACGAAGTGAACCGGGAAATCGGAATATTGAGAGCGGGCATAGGGGAAGTGGAAGGGGGGCTGGCGTACGGAAGGGCTTCCTCCCTGTGA
- a CDS encoding serine/threonine-protein kinase has translation MAGDGMRQKTAGDGEAETKVLTPEKEVSTTPGGCLEIIRTNNDSTLRRHAAVHLLGLIDRGTALDEPEIRKLRRKEKDPAVHNALSRVIHKLGFRRLLDEDPAAPYDKKLLPREEAALYEEIARLKGLYDKAKKQPGAFDEKYMVSDREIGKGGMGRILKGTRRSDGMEVAFKYLMLDRLSRYAARQTLTALFLNEGRLLSERLSHPHVIRAFDYGEADGEYFIVMEYVESTPLIEWAGIAVSDSGWFEDTGLKILGALEYVHEEGVIHRDINPKNIIMGKGTVPAVKLIDFGLALDRRGGFVAPPGFRGYNGAYSSPQQKADFNDVDERDDIYSIGVVFSEILGGRTSGNGIDDGALARLTERVRGVLARCMEKEREKRWKNVGEVRQALFR, from the coding sequence ATGGCCGGGGACGGGATGAGACAAAAGACCGCAGGCGACGGAGAGGCTGAAACGAAGGTCCTGACCCCTGAAAAGGAGGTCTCCACGACCCCCGGGGGTTGCCTCGAGATCATCAGGACAAATAATGATTCCACCCTTCGAAGGCACGCTGCCGTCCATCTCCTTGGTCTCATAGATCGAGGCACGGCACTGGACGAGCCGGAGATCAGGAAGCTTAGACGCAAAGAGAAAGACCCGGCAGTGCATAACGCCCTCTCCAGGGTGATACACAAGCTCGGCTTCAGGAGGCTTCTCGATGAGGACCCTGCCGCCCCGTATGACAAAAAACTCTTGCCCCGGGAAGAGGCTGCGCTCTATGAAGAGATCGCGCGCCTGAAGGGCCTCTATGATAAGGCTAAAAAACAACCGGGCGCGTTTGATGAGAAATATATGGTTTCGGATAGAGAAATCGGCAAGGGGGGAATGGGGAGGATTTTAAAAGGCACGAGGCGTTCCGACGGAATGGAAGTGGCCTTCAAATATCTGATGCTGGACCGGCTCTCCCGTTATGCCGCCAGGCAGACTCTCACCGCCCTTTTTCTCAATGAAGGAAGGCTTCTTTCGGAAAGGCTTTCCCATCCCCACGTAATCAGGGCCTTCGATTATGGTGAGGCGGACGGGGAATATTTCATAGTCATGGAATATGTGGAAAGCACCCCGTTGATCGAATGGGCAGGCATTGCCGTGAGCGATTCCGGATGGTTCGAAGATACGGGGCTTAAGATACTGGGCGCCCTTGAATATGTGCACGAAGAAGGGGTAATTCACCGGGACATCAATCCGAAAAACATTATCATGGGGAAAGGGACGGTTCCGGCGGTCAAGCTCATCGATTTCGGGCTTGCCCTCGACAGAAGAGGGGGTTTTGTCGCCCCTCCCGGATTCCGGGGATATAACGGCGCCTATTCGTCTCCCCAGCAGAAGGCCGATTTCAATGATGTGGACGAGCGGGACGACATCTACTCGATTGGGGTCGTCTTCTCCGAGATCCTTGGGGGCAGAACGAGCGGCAACGGGATCGATGATGGGGCCCTCGCAAGACTTACGGAACGGGTAAGAGGGGTACTCGCCAGGTGCATGGAGAAGGAAAGGGAGAAGCGGTGGAAGAATGTTGGCGAGGTGCGGCAGGCTCTATTCCGATAA